A part of Paramisgurnus dabryanus chromosome 15, PD_genome_1.1, whole genome shotgun sequence genomic DNA contains:
- the LOC135733359 gene encoding uncharacterized protein isoform X1, translating to MYYLIYCILFFSIFPHMFVLLYNCCCLFCFRMEDLLCFLRERNIPESTIQRMQEDKIDPSVLLLMNDDQMKSYLPSYGDRLAVMGYCRRQESEPTTRKSKLFDRLKSKLNKRQKTNNSETDQQTTRKRNVPPTRKVEIGWMLHNGEGFVQMRTKKGGGTRKLTVPRDWKKRELTEEAIRLFFPNGKNSHGSISEFQVDLMNYQEMSLDDNSTVGEMYDASKLTMMRFYLTTTKMRREAVVEISDSDTVEDVNDQDQSLPSSSTLIFQSSDAVDVIFVESTGLNSDDVPRLHSGEDLNVAYDDLNVSLHSSTTALLDASDEVTIFTGEITEIDQQNLEDTLPLSPEASIPHKKILVIRRGQIFSELISHFFDESLPHTQSEIEIRLLLPNGQYEMGHDIGGVFRDCLSEFWHEFYEQCTLGNSFKVPFLRHDFGQEKWESIGRIIYFGWKKEKYLPIKLAPVIMEQAIQGSVRSDLIVNFLKYVSENECAVLETCRTDFYSVDQEELLDVLDSYSCRTVPTAENIEQVLQELAHKKLIQEPAYVLEQWASILKPLSKEFDEIEAAYGELQPTVKKIVRSLKFPETMNPYQKEISKHLTRYLRECDTKKQSLFLRFCTGSDLFIGKTITIDFTDLKGFERRPVAHTCGCFLMLSVHYDSYPDFRSEMNKILESNVWVMDII from the exons atgtattatttaatatattgcattttatttttcagtatATTTCCACatatgtttgttttgttatataattgttgttgtttattttgtttcagAATGGAAGACCTTCTTTGTTTTCTGAGGGAGAGGAATATCCCAGAGTCTACTATACAGAGAATGCAGGAGGACAAG attgaTCCAAGCGTCCTTCTGCTAATGAATGATGACCAGATGAAAAGCTATTTGCCTTCCTATGGAGACAGGCTAGCAGTGATGGGATATTGTAGGAGGCAAGAAAGCGAACCCACTACTAGGAAGTCCAAGCTGTTCGATCGcctaaaatcaaaattaaacaaaagacaaaaaacaaataattccGAAACAGATCAGCAAACAACAAGAAAGAGGAATGTTCCACCAACAAGAAAAGTGGAGATTGGGTGGATGCTCCACAACGGGGAAGGCTTTGTTCAAATGAGAACCAAAAAAGGAGGTGGAACAAGGAAGTTGACTGTGCCAAGAGACTGGAAAAAACGAGAACTGACTGAGGAGGCAATTCGTTTATTTTTCCCAAATGGAAAAAATTCTCACGGCAGCATTTCTGAATTTCAAGTGGATCTAATGAATTATCAGGAAATGTCATTAGATGACAACAGTACAGTAGGGGAAATGTATGATGCATCAAAACTCACAATGATGAGGTTCTACCtcacaacaacaaaaatgagGAGGGAAGCTGTTGTGGAAATATCAGATTCAGACACAGTGGAGGATGTAAATGATCAGGACCAGAGTCTCCCCTCTTCTTCTACTCTAATATTTCAGTCTTCAGATGCCGTGGATGTTATTTTTGTGGAAAGTACTGGTTTAAACAGTGATGATGTGCCCCGCCTACATTCCGGAGAGGATCTAAATGTTGCATATGATGATCTCAACGTTTCTTTACACAGTTCCACAACAGCTTTGCTAGATGCAAGTGATGAAGTGACAATATTCACTGGAGAAATCACTGAGATAGATCAACAAAATTTAGAAGACACTTTGCCTCTGAGCCCAGAAGCATCAAtcccacacaaaaaaattcttGTGATTCGACGGGGACAGATATTTTCTGAACTTATTTCACACTTCTTTGATGAAAGCCTTCCACACACACAGAGTGAAATTGAAATCAGGCTGCTTCTCCCAAATGGGCAGTATGAGATGGGTCATGACATTGGTGGAGTTTTCAGAGATTGCCTTTCAGAATTCTGGCATGAATTTTATGAACAGTGCACACTAGGCAACAGCTTTAAAGTACCCTTTCTTCGGCATGATTTTGGCCAGGAAAAGTGGGAGAGCATTGGCCGAATCATATACTTTGGCTGGAAGAAGGAAAAGTATCTCCCAATAAAACTTGCACCAGTAATTATGGAGCAAGCAATACAGGGATCTGTAAGAAGCGATCTGATTGTCAACTTTTTAAAGTACGTCTCAGAAAATGAATGTGCTGTTTTAGAAACCTGCAGAACAGACTTCTACAGTGTAGACCAGGAGGAATTACTGGACGTCTTGGACAGCTACAGTTGCCGGACAGTTCCCACGGCAGAAAACATTGAGCAAGTTTTGCAAGAACTGGCACACAAGAAACTAATTCAAGAGCCTGCCTATGTTCTTGAACAATGGGCAAGCATACTTAAGCCTTTGAGCAAGGAATTTGATGAAATTGAAGCTGCATATGGGGAACTACAGCCAACTGTGAAGAAAATTGTGAGATCCCTGAAATTCCCTGAAACAATGAATCCGTACCAAAAagaaatttcaaagcatttgaCAAGATACCTGCGGGAGTGTGACACAAAGAAACAGTCTTTGTTCCTGAGATTCTGTACAGGCTCCGATCTCTTTATCGGCAAAACTATAACTATTGACTTCACAGACCTTAAAGGCTTTGAGAGAAGACCTGTGGCACATACATGTGGCTGTTTTTTGATGCTTTCAGTGCACTATGACAGCTATCCTGATTTTAGGTCAGAAATGAACAAAATTCTTGAGAGCAATGTCTGGGTCATGGACATCATTTAG
- the LOC135733359 gene encoding uncharacterized protein isoform X2, giving the protein MEDLLCFLRERNIPESTIQRMQEDKIDPSVLLLMNDDQMKSYLPSYGDRLAVMGYCRRQESEPTTRKSKLFDRLKSKLNKRQKTNNSETDQQTTRKRNVPPTRKVEIGWMLHNGEGFVQMRTKKGGGTRKLTVPRDWKKRELTEEAIRLFFPNGKNSHGSISEFQVDLMNYQEMSLDDNSTVGEMYDASKLTMMRFYLTTTKMRREAVVEISDSDTVEDVNDQDQSLPSSSTLIFQSSDAVDVIFVESTGLNSDDVPRLHSGEDLNVAYDDLNVSLHSSTTALLDASDEVTIFTGEITEIDQQNLEDTLPLSPEASIPHKKILVIRRGQIFSELISHFFDESLPHTQSEIEIRLLLPNGQYEMGHDIGGVFRDCLSEFWHEFYEQCTLGNSFKVPFLRHDFGQEKWESIGRIIYFGWKKEKYLPIKLAPVIMEQAIQGSVRSDLIVNFLKYVSENECAVLETCRTDFYSVDQEELLDVLDSYSCRTVPTAENIEQVLQELAHKKLIQEPAYVLEQWASILKPLSKEFDEIEAAYGELQPTVKKIVRSLKFPETMNPYQKEISKHLTRYLRECDTKKQSLFLRFCTGSDLFIGKTITIDFTDLKGFERRPVAHTCGCFLMLSVHYDSYPDFRSEMNKILESNVWVMDII; this is encoded by the exons ATGGAAGACCTTCTTTGTTTTCTGAGGGAGAGGAATATCCCAGAGTCTACTATACAGAGAATGCAGGAGGACAAG attgaTCCAAGCGTCCTTCTGCTAATGAATGATGACCAGATGAAAAGCTATTTGCCTTCCTATGGAGACAGGCTAGCAGTGATGGGATATTGTAGGAGGCAAGAAAGCGAACCCACTACTAGGAAGTCCAAGCTGTTCGATCGcctaaaatcaaaattaaacaaaagacaaaaaacaaataattccGAAACAGATCAGCAAACAACAAGAAAGAGGAATGTTCCACCAACAAGAAAAGTGGAGATTGGGTGGATGCTCCACAACGGGGAAGGCTTTGTTCAAATGAGAACCAAAAAAGGAGGTGGAACAAGGAAGTTGACTGTGCCAAGAGACTGGAAAAAACGAGAACTGACTGAGGAGGCAATTCGTTTATTTTTCCCAAATGGAAAAAATTCTCACGGCAGCATTTCTGAATTTCAAGTGGATCTAATGAATTATCAGGAAATGTCATTAGATGACAACAGTACAGTAGGGGAAATGTATGATGCATCAAAACTCACAATGATGAGGTTCTACCtcacaacaacaaaaatgagGAGGGAAGCTGTTGTGGAAATATCAGATTCAGACACAGTGGAGGATGTAAATGATCAGGACCAGAGTCTCCCCTCTTCTTCTACTCTAATATTTCAGTCTTCAGATGCCGTGGATGTTATTTTTGTGGAAAGTACTGGTTTAAACAGTGATGATGTGCCCCGCCTACATTCCGGAGAGGATCTAAATGTTGCATATGATGATCTCAACGTTTCTTTACACAGTTCCACAACAGCTTTGCTAGATGCAAGTGATGAAGTGACAATATTCACTGGAGAAATCACTGAGATAGATCAACAAAATTTAGAAGACACTTTGCCTCTGAGCCCAGAAGCATCAAtcccacacaaaaaaattcttGTGATTCGACGGGGACAGATATTTTCTGAACTTATTTCACACTTCTTTGATGAAAGCCTTCCACACACACAGAGTGAAATTGAAATCAGGCTGCTTCTCCCAAATGGGCAGTATGAGATGGGTCATGACATTGGTGGAGTTTTCAGAGATTGCCTTTCAGAATTCTGGCATGAATTTTATGAACAGTGCACACTAGGCAACAGCTTTAAAGTACCCTTTCTTCGGCATGATTTTGGCCAGGAAAAGTGGGAGAGCATTGGCCGAATCATATACTTTGGCTGGAAGAAGGAAAAGTATCTCCCAATAAAACTTGCACCAGTAATTATGGAGCAAGCAATACAGGGATCTGTAAGAAGCGATCTGATTGTCAACTTTTTAAAGTACGTCTCAGAAAATGAATGTGCTGTTTTAGAAACCTGCAGAACAGACTTCTACAGTGTAGACCAGGAGGAATTACTGGACGTCTTGGACAGCTACAGTTGCCGGACAGTTCCCACGGCAGAAAACATTGAGCAAGTTTTGCAAGAACTGGCACACAAGAAACTAATTCAAGAGCCTGCCTATGTTCTTGAACAATGGGCAAGCATACTTAAGCCTTTGAGCAAGGAATTTGATGAAATTGAAGCTGCATATGGGGAACTACAGCCAACTGTGAAGAAAATTGTGAGATCCCTGAAATTCCCTGAAACAATGAATCCGTACCAAAAagaaatttcaaagcatttgaCAAGATACCTGCGGGAGTGTGACACAAAGAAACAGTCTTTGTTCCTGAGATTCTGTACAGGCTCCGATCTCTTTATCGGCAAAACTATAACTATTGACTTCACAGACCTTAAAGGCTTTGAGAGAAGACCTGTGGCACATACATGTGGCTGTTTTTTGATGCTTTCAGTGCACTATGACAGCTATCCTGATTTTAGGTCAGAAATGAACAAAATTCTTGAGAGCAATGTCTGGGTCATGGACATCATTTAG